A segment of the Mercurialis annua linkage group LG4, ddMerAnnu1.2, whole genome shotgun sequence genome:
AAAAGATCTAAACAAAACGTAGCCATTTCAAACCAACTCCAGTCTCCAGGCCTTATATAAATAAACACTTCGTAATTCATCTCTAAAAACCCTAACTTAAAACAAAAGTTTACTTCCAGAATTAAGAAAAATGATGACTTCTTCCACAAGAAAGCAACTACAGGGTTCAAGGCCTGCGCCACTAATGGTGAACAAGAACTACTCTGCGAAGATCAAGAGATCGTTATCGCGGAAAGGTCGTCGATCTCcggttattatatatttaaaatcacCCGATATTATTCATGTTCGACCCGAGGAATTTATGGGTCTTGTTCAACGTCTTACTGGCCGGAAACAAGACCATAGCTCAACTCATTTATCTACTTCTACAAGTACTGCTTGTGAAACAATGGTGGACTATGTTAATGGTGATGAAAGACTGGAGAGCAAGATCAGTCGGCAAGAATTAGATAGTTCTattgttttgaatatttatacCCAGGAAGATTGGAGTGAGTTTTAGCAGGGGGTGAATATTTCATAACCATTCAGTTAATTTAGTGTCACGCTTATTTTCAGTGTATAATTTGatactatattaaataatatttactaaTGTTTTTTCCTaacactaaaatttatttagagatAATTTTTATAACTGCTCCAAATACGTACACCAATGTTATAAAGAGGGTCGGCCCAACGAACCAACCCTACAAGATTCCATAAATTATGTTGGCCATATATCTTGATAGCCATACGACACTCTCCAGACAAGGGAGAGTGTGAAGTGAACCAACCCGAGTATGTACTACGTTCAGAAGCagattaagaattaaaatacgGGCTTTTAACTGTAAAAAAACATTGCAGGGACTTAATTgtttaaaagttaaaagttaGTATTAATTAcagtaaaaaaacataaatattaaagtactaatctattaaaaaaataaaattaggagGGCAGTCGACCCTTCAGTTCAAAGAGTTGGGTCCATCCCTGACTACAGCCTTATTTAGTAGGGAAACTATTGGAAGGTTTACAATATCATgacatttaataataaaaaaacaaattaattgaatattttaatatcaatttactaatttattcCTTAAAAAATTGAGAGTTGGACTTCCTTATATTAGAAAACAACTTTCCTAAACGAATGAAtagatttaaaaagaaaaatttaagcatacacttttaaaaaagagtttgtttttttttttaaatcatcaaatctcattaaattgaatatgaaacagttacatttgtaagaaattcggaatAATTCGAAAACTAAATCCGATGatctgacatggaacagacaacatgctacctgattcgcagatcttacttacgaaaataaaaataaattattaattgtttcgATAAATAAGTGCAGTCTTCGATCACTCTTCGATCAAACTTCTCCAATCATCCATAAACCCATAGCATTCCATTCAATcaccacttgataactccttcataaaaaagagacgacaaactccttcataaaaaagagacagcaaacctttcacagagaaaagacaacaaacctttcataaagaaagtacaacataaaacattaaaaaaagacaaataataaaaaataaataaaactaatatagctcataaacGATTCCATTTTGTTGTTAAACGATCTTCAATCTATCTTCACTTCTTGGTAAATGAATTGTGCTtcgttaataaattttaatccatcaagaaaaaaaatgaaaaagagtcgctatttattatattctatgaaattaaaataacataagtaAAGGACTGGCTACCGccaataaagaaaattaaaccGTTGACGGCAGCcggagaaaaaataaaaagaaaactctagacggctagggtttgtttagagagaaaagagaggtttttagattttgtttaaaaaaaaaaaaatctagttTTCTCTAGAGTATTAACtttcgatttttaattaattatttgatgaaTTTCCTATTTTGTTGATTGTTGTCTTTGATTGTCTGATGTTCCAGAAATTCTTTAATCCACTCCCATCTTTCATTATCTCTAtgaatttcttattttctttctcttctGATGTTTAAAAACCGTCACAATTACTAACAATTATTGAAATCGTCGAAGTAGAACAATTGAACATCAAGAAAGCTTGACATTTTTTTGAAGTTTTACGAACCGGTTTTGCTAATGAAGGAGTCCTAGATATTGCTGAAGTAGcggtttaatgtttttaatcatTGATTTTTAATGTAGGTGTATTTCTAGACTTTAGAACCACCCTTAAATGCAACAAAATTAAtcttaaataagtatttttttatgattttttttgttttttataataaatactattattattttatctatttattgTCATTGGATAAAGATAATTACTTTCATCTAATAGTAAAgtagatttaaattaaaagaagcTAATTTTTCGCCCCTTGtaaatttttggaattttaattaattttagcattttatgaACTGCAATATTTAATTCTTAAGTATTTAAAACTTGCAAATGCTGCAAGCTCGTAAGTCGTAACTGAAATCAACCAAAACAAGTAAACAACCAAAACAATTAGAGAtaaaatcattaataaaataaataataaataattaaactgAGATTCACTAGAATCAATAGCAAACAATGGATGGTAAACTTATTTGGGTTGATGTGGTAGCtagaaatattataaaaagaaaatgttgGCTACGTAGTTTCTTTAGGTATATAATTCGTGTCACTATATTATAAACAtatcatgtatatttttttgataatcatgtgtttatattttagtttaattactttaaaagtTACTATTTTAgcatattttgaatttattacgAACTTGCAGTTTTGACAATATCGAGCTCCGACTTTTAAATTGTtgcaatttaaaataatgaattacttctaatcaaaaatattaatatgaaCACGGGAATAATGTGTATGTGTATTCAGATATCAACATCAATTACAGTATCCATTTTTTTACAATACCTGATTTTATTTAAACGAGTCGTGGTCGGTTGAAAGaatttatctattttaatatgaatttttaatttttatatgtaaatgaagtttatcatttttatttatgatatatgtaatattcataatactttttatatttattttttatatattttaaaaatttaaataataaataatttatttttcataatttacttttaaaatagtCAACATTTAGAGGTTTAATATGTAAGTATAGTActactttttagtaattatagTTATCaaatagatttatttaatttttatattcaaaaaaattagcaattattattttcagcacttaaaattcaacattcaatttttaattttatcaaatacaaaaataatcaTGTTTATTTAAGTAAGAATTACATAATTTTTCTTTGTGAACTGCGACCTCAAAATTGCTAATATTTTTCCGACTATACCCATCTACCAAGCTAGTATTacttataattaaatttctGCACAATTAGAATACGACGAGCAGTTTTACCATTTCCACGAAAACGACATTgaattttgaaaaaagttaagaCCGTTAACGCCAAAGTTTAACGCCGTCAGAAACAGGAGGGAAATGAAATTAGCAAAATCCTttaaaccaaaacaaaaaaattgaattcattCACTTTACCgcaatttttccatttttcacTTCTTCTCTCTCACTCGCCTTGATTCGATTTTCAATCTAGGGTTTTAAGGCATCTATGGATTCTCTTTGGTGCTCATTTTAGGTAGCAGATGATTATctaaatgtatttatttatcaattgaTTTGATGACTGTATGCTTTTTTTCCAATCTTATGCATTAATTTATGTTTGAGTTTTTGCAGTTACTGTTTGTGCTTCATTTTATGttcataattattaatatagGTCTTGTGTAGTGCTTATTATTTGTACTGTTGTTAGTATTTCTTTGTAATTTTTGCTTTCTTTTAGTGTTTTCTAGCTATGCAAATATGTATTGAAACCTTAAGTTCTTGTTTGGAATTAATTACGCCAGAGAGTTGAATCGAGATTGAGTTCGtgtgtatttctttttaaagGTCTTGTTTTTATAGgtttatataattgaattgTAGTAGCTATCAAattgagtttttaaattttatttgattttgaggaATTTCCTGAGATTTTGCCAATTATTTAATTCTAATGACATAAAAGATTTATCTCATTTGAAGTAGGTGGGTTTCCCCTATCATTTTCTATGTAATAACTCTTTTAGATGAATTTCTTGGAAACCTTATAGATGCATGGGCTTGGATTTGATGAGCAAGTTGATTACTTTGTAGGTGGTGAGTTTATTGGTGAAGGAGACTACTAATTATGGCAAAGGTTGCTACACAACCTGTTCCTGGTTCATTAACCTCCAATTCGCTTCAGCTTGGCGGGGCTGCTCTCAAGGTCGGTGGTGGTGCAATGGTCAAAAGGAAGACACCATCAGAACTCAGAGTAATTTTTCCAATTCATGCTATCCTCTATTCCGTTATTTTTTCTTTCACTTgattatttagttgtttttacaTTAATTCTAGGGAATTTTCTTTATCATATTCTGGCATGTTGATTTCATTATTTTGAGTCACAGTTTATGGGGAAGCTATCAATTCATAAGATGTTGCAACTTGTTACTTTATATCCAGACTTATTACTAAGACTATATCCATGCTCTTTTGCACTTGCCTTTGAATACTATGCCTATTTGTTCTTCTTTGTAATTGTTTGTAATGCAGTTGTAACTTGTACTTAATTGTCTGTACTTGCATCAATTCTCTGTTTTATTGTGCCTCTTGGCTCGCAGGGAGAGCAATTAAAAAGGACAAATGTTAAAGAGACTGTAGATGAATATCCAGCCCCGTTATGTGGCCTGACAAAGTAAGCAAGCGAGATTACTCATACTTTCACCTCTCCCTTGTTTGAGTGGCTTATTTTCTGATACGTTTCAAATGCTTCAGTAGCACCAGCAATAATGGGCTCAAGAAACCAGATTTGCCGAGGCATCCTAGATACATTGCAACCCGTATGGATGAAGTATATCCTGCTAAGAAATCCAGGCTCAGGGTGCTTTCAGCTAAGGACAATGCAAAGgttatttcattttcaattatgGATTCTGATATCTTTCTATGGTCTGTATGGGACTGCAAAacaaattttatcataaaaaggttattttattgatttgtttttttaatgctTTTTAACTACAAACAGGAAAATATATCAACTGAGCAAACATCCATCCTGAAGAATATCACTGTTCTTTCAAATTTGGCtgttaagaaaaaagttttacGGTATGATTTCTCGCACATGAAACCCATGTGAAAGTGAAAGATCTTACTTTTCTCACTAGTCCTATTCTACCATCTTATTGCAGTTCAGAGAATTCTGCTGCTCCTATTGTATCTGAAGAAGGTAACATGCAGTCTCAAACAATTGAAAGATGTAGTCAAAGTATATTTCGAAGTGTTACTGAACTTTCATCGGCTGGTGAAAAATCATCAGGCTTATCTGTTGTGGATATGGTATGTACTGTTTTCTAGTCGTTTTTTCCTCAATACTTTTGTTACATTTTGTCTATGAGCTAAACACCACTTAATTATGCAGGATAAAGCATTAAAAGGGCTAGTTTCCCATGAACCATCTAGTAATTCTGGTTCAACTCCCTACTTTTCTAAGAGTATTGGTAATGATGCTTCAGTTCATACAGGCAACTTCTTGTCTGAATGCCTCGTGTCAGGCTCAAAGGCTCCATTAGATTTCACTATGAAAACAAAAATCCTGCTGACATCCTCTAGCTCAGTGAATTGGTGAGTGCATTGTTGAACCTGAAGATATTATATACCATATTAGATTGTACATTGGCATTTAATGTTCAAAAGTGCtgtaatttatttatgaattttatcttCCAGGTTATTGCAGTTAGTGTGATTGATTGGCACTTGCACAAACATGACTTGTACAAGCATTAGATACTATATCAAAAAGTTTTATATGCaggtttgatttttaatcttTGAATTCTTCTGTAATCTGCAGGATTCATAGGTCAATCATGTCTAGTGCTTACAATGGCATGCCGCAAATAGCATCTCAGCTTTGTAGTAATAAGGATGGTATTGGATCCGGGCAAGCATGGACTTCCCACATTCTTAGTTCTAAAGCATTGCATTCATGGGTTTATCCTCAGTGTACACTACCACCTTCTGTCATATTAGTGTTGAGCTCACAAGTAGCAGAGCAAGGTTTGAGTAAAATAAATAGCTTGAAACTATCCTTCCCATCTCCATAAATTATCTAAGtcttctctttttatttgatggatatagattttttaaaaaaacggcAGCGGGAATGGGCGGATTCCTTTCGGAGTCTCTTTTACATGCTTCGAAAGAACATTTGTAATATATTTTAtggtaattttcaatttctggtTTTATTATGTTTGTTTATACCTTGTTGTTGTGCATTAAATACTGATTGCATTCACATGGGTGAAAAATGTGCATGAAATTAGTGGAGTATCAAATACATTTTATggtaactttcattttttggttctgCTAAACTTGTTTATACATTTTTGTTCTGTATGAAATTCGGAATGCATTGGTGAAAAATGTGCACGAAATTATTGGAGTGTAAAAATGATCATACTGTTGTCTCGAGGCACATGAATGCATTCACATGGGTGAAAAATGTGCATGAAATTAGTGGAGTgtaaaaatgatcaaattgtaGCCTCGAGATATGTGCAAACATTTTTTCTTAATCCTGTCTATTTAGCAaaccacaattttttttttgaagcaGTTACTGACTTTCTTCATGGCTATTGCAGTGTGTACATCTTATTTTGTAGTGATGTTCATCTGTAGCAGTGGCCCAGGAGGAACCAAATACTCATGTAACGCCTACATATCCCAATCAACAAGAGGCCTGAGGTCATCATTGAGAGAGCATGTAAGATGCACCTATTCATTTGTTTCCTTTTTTTGGCATTTCTTTAATCTCCTTGGTAGAACTTATTGAGTTTTCTTTTGATTAGTTATCTGTCTTTAATGCAAATGATTCCGAATGCACAGACcaataaagttattattaaGTTTATCCACGGGATCTTTTCAGTTCTGTCTACAACCTGATCTTTGTGAAGCGTGTAAAAGTTAGTctgaaatcattttttttttttgcattccaTTATTTGTGGAAGTcgatattttttgtttgtaaattGTAATATATTTAAAGGCATTAAGGGTAGTGGAATCTGTTTCCCATAGTATATAGTTAATAAGCAGAAGTTGCAAAGCAATATGTTCAAAGGAACTGGCTACTGTCATATCTTATTCTCAATTTTGTTAACTCTAGTCTATATATTTTGAACTCTATTTATTCTAATGTATATTTCTTTCTTCCATTGTCCCAATAAAACCTATTTTTCCTTATTAGGAATAATGCTGGGTAGGGTGTGGTTTAGAACTTGGACGTTAAAACCTCCAATCAATAGGCTTATAAGATTTGAGATTTTTCATTGCCGTTCAAGGTTTTACTTTTAGATGCTTGTTAGAAAGGAGGAATGAACGGATTTGAAGTTTCAAAGACTTAATTTTGAGTGACTTTATTCATGCTCATATAGTACATTCAAAATGCACGTGTCTTGAGATAAAGTGATTGTCTTGCAGCTATACTTTTGTTATAGGAACATGCGCCTGCTAGTACATGTTTTGTATCTGACCTTTTCTATCAGCTACCGTAATTCCAGTAATGCGTGACATTTTCTATTGATTGTGCCTCAGGATGTTTGTTTCTCTATGCCACTTTGCCAATCTAAGGAAGAGCAAGCGACTACTGAAGATCTAGTTGAGCTCTCAGAGATCGAGAAACAAAATTTAGGCCAGGTTGATAATTGCTCTTCATATTTGGTGTTTATATCATTGGCTAAGCCTGAGACATAGCTAGGACCATTAGATATACTGTTATGTAATTAGTATTTGAAAGTCATTATGTGAATTGGGCCTGATCTATATATGTAGTATTTCACGAACTTCATTTTGTGAGATCACAAGTGCTAAAGCCTCCTCAAACAGCAGATTTCATATGAATCACCCTTACAATTCTTGATAGTGTTTAGTGCTTGATTTGCTCTGCCCGCTGGAATGATAAACTTGACTTGATGTTTACTCTGAAAATATTGCAGACTCGAAGGTGGACCTCTGTGTCTGATATTGATAATATCCCAGAGTCTTTGCTGGCTTTCTATGGAGATAAAAATGTACATGCACTATATGACTTCTTGCTAAATTACAGGTAGGTACAgagattttattttgaaattgtaTACTGTTTTGTTTATCTATATTACTGTAAAACCAATATATTCTTATGAGCATATCTGACTTGTGGTTGTCTTCAGATCCTCATTGACTGTTCTGTCTGGAGTGGATGTTCCTGTTTTATATTCACCTGTGCCATTTCAAAATGCTGCTCTTTCTGCTCCAGAGGTGGGTTTAACTGATATCCATTGTAAGattatatatctatactatatataaaagcacggatggggggggacaagcaaatttactgaataatccttttcagtttactactagataaaggttttatagtcattaactaattagttatttaattaatcactattgtaattaaagtcctaattagaataggtagctaaattatctccaatttagtttttagtatgtaaaaaataactaaattgtcttcaaattagtaggaatacctatcttttagatTGATTGaatgacaaaattaaaatattgtatttggtcaatataatagtatttaaatttccatcttattatttttaaagatattattaataaaattaagttaattatttaattatgattattataaatttattaaattcggtatggaaaaaaatttaataaccgaatatataatatttactttataaaaattcttaactaatttaatattaattataaataaaaaaattgatataattataatatatttactaatatgttcattgacgagttacgttacgagccacgtgcatagcgcgtaatgcgaaactagtatgtATAATAGGCCCGCATTTCAGAATGCTGCTCTTATGCCCCTATTATTGGTAGCTCCTTACAAAATCTATGTTCACATTTAATCATGTTAGACTTGAGAATTATTGTCTCTGGATTAATATTTATTCTATTCCTTGAGTACTTTTTAGGCAGACTCGGACATGGAAATGATAATCTAGTTAAACCATTGTCTTTCTTACCtctttgatttaaaaaatgcTCTTGCATATCTCAAAACACTTCTTTCTTTTCATAGATAAGATGTGTGGAGATGAAAAGAGTTGATCATTTTTCTGCTTCCCCTAAAAAGTCTAAAGTTGAAGATGGAGAATCTTTACGAGATGCATCTTCTGGTTTTCGCTCTAGCATTGAAATTAAGGCTGAATATATCCCGCCATGGATTATCTGCCGTATATGTGCACTAATAGGTTCTGAAGGGAATAGCTTTGAGGCAAGGTATGATAATTTGTTTCGCCTTTTCTTTTTCGTTGATAATTTCCTTGCTTTGTGCTTAATTGGCGTTCTGCTATGATTTGGGGATCTTCCAGCTTTATAACAGAGCGAACCTCAGTTGGCTTGAATGTTGCTCTTCGAgaagtgtgcgagaaaactGATTCTAAAAATGTGATGGATGAAGGCTTGGAAGAAAGCAGTCACTGTTTTGGCATTCCAGAAGCTACAGCGAATCCGTGTTTGGGTTCAGGCTTCTTAAAAGGCTTGAAGTACAATAGTGGTTCTTATACAGCTTCCCTCTCTCCTATATGACATTTACCAGAAATGTGGCATTGAGATTCTGATGGTTTTTACATCTTTTTGGCCTCTCCATTTCGACATTTTGCTACTACGTCCCTAGCTAGCAGAGATGCAACATTATGATACAGCTATGGTTCTTTAACATTGATTTCCTTTGTGATTCTATGGTCTTGAGTTCAGATGCATCATTGAAATATTTTACTGTATCTTACTATTGGAATCAAGATTGTACCGCCAATATTGTGACCTTACAATAAAAAACCCCAGGCTGCTGCTTTTTAGCTGATAAAAGAATTTAAGAAAGATGAGTTGTGCAGTTTTTCCCTTTTTATTCATTTACTTTATTACCTGATTTGGTTTGTTCCCCATTTCCTCGAGGAAACGGCAACTCTGGTGTTAAATTActattattgaaaaaaatctGAGTTGTGTCCTTGTAGGGGATAATTACGTTGAATGATTGGCAGTAATACTTTGATTGTGTATGATAGCTTTGCTAGCTTGCTTGATTCAGTTAAGACGATTAGTCGATGAGTTCGAATTTGGCTTCGGGTTGCTACTTGCTACTTGCACTTTATTACCAGTAGTCCATGCAAGAGCAGGAACCACCTACAAAATGATGAAATCTGTTCCTGTCTCTTACAATCAACTCTCTTTCATAAACCTTAGAAATCAGCTTTGTAGCTGTGTGGCAATCTTCGCAAACCCTCAAGTTTTTCACTATCCGAATAGGTGTATGAGCTTTAGTCTTCATGATCCCATATGCTATAGCTAGCTTCTCGCTGTGCCTGTGCACTGCATTTTCTTTTTCCTCTTCATCTATATCAAACATTGCATCGGCTGTATTTCCGGTATATCCTTCTAGTTTTATTTTACCGAGAATTTCTTCCCACATTTTCTCGATGTTCTCAATTTCTGAGTGCGTTTTATCCCCTATTGTGAAATTATGAACTTTTCCGTCCATTTCAATCAGACTGTATCCCGGCGGTTTCTTTACTCCCCTTCCCTTCATCACCTGCCTCATGTTTTCGACATTTTCCCATTTATTTGTCCGAGCATAAATGTTCGAAAGCAGTACATAGTAGCCGCTGTGTTCCGGCTGCAACTCGATTAAAATCTTTCCGACTCTTTCTGCAACTTCTGCATTTTTGTATATCCGACAAGCTCCAAGCAAAGCTCCCCAAATTGGTGCATTAGGCTTCACAGGCATTTCAAGAATAAACTTCTCCGCTTCTGCTAACTTTCCTGCTCGGCCTAGCAGATCAACCATGCACCCATAGTGTTCCAACCTAGGCTCAATACAGTAGTCTCGTTTAATGGATTCAAATATCTCCATCCCTCTTTTGACCAATCCCCGGTGACTGCAGGCCGATAAAACTGCCGTAAATGTTACATCTCTTGGGATTAACCCTGTTTTTACCATATCCGAGAAATACTGAAGCGCTTTTTCAGCATGACCATGCATAGCAAGTCCAGCGATAAGCGCTGTCCAACTTAAGGCATCCTTCTCGACAAGTTCCTCGAAAACCCGAACAGCTTTATCAATACTTCCACATCGTGCATACATATCTACCAGAGCAGTCCccaaaatcaaattaacagTAATCTTATTCCTAACTACATAATCATGTGCTTTTTCTCCCAATTCAAGAGTACCTAAATGAGCATACGAAGATATTACACTAACCATAACCGTTTCATTTGCTCGAATCCCTCGAGATTTAAGAACATCAAACAATTCAACTGCCTTATCAAACAAATCATTCTTAGCATAGCCACTAATCATAGTACTCCAAGTAACCAAGTTCCTCTCAGGCATTTTATCGAACAGTTCGCGCGCTGACTCAACATCACCCGATTTATTATAACCTGCTATCATTGAAGTCCAAGAAACAACATCTAACTCAGATATTGTCCGGAAAATATAGCTTGCAGCTTCAATATTCCCAAATGTAGAATACATATTCAACAGTGAGTTCTGCACATAAACATCACTCTCAAATCCATGTCTAATTACACGTCCATGAGCTTGAACACCCATATCTAAACAACCCAATTGAGTACACGCCTTAACTAAAAATGGGTACGTAAGATTATCAGGAAAAATAGCTAATCTTTGTGATTGGACATAAAAATAGACAGACTGAACTGGGTTTTTGCTTTCAGAAAACCCCCTGATAAACGcattgaaaatgaaaagattAGGGTTTTGGATTTGGTAAAAGAGTTGCAATGCATAATCAAGAAAATTCTTGTCTATGGTGTTGGAGATTAATCTACTAGCTGAAAATACATCAAAGATTGTATGGGTTCTAATCATATGGGCATGAATGATTTTTAAGTGGGATAAAGTAGAACATGATTCTAGCAGCAATAGTTTTGGATTCTTTAGCTTCAGTGTTCTTGAAATTAAGCTGCTACCATTCATTTCTTCtcaaaaattgaaacaattcATAGAAGCTTCAGATTCCAAGCTTATGTGCACATTTACATGCAATATTTGCAATTTTACAGCTTCTTTTAGTGTTTGTGAAAAAAATGAACTCACGATTTTAACAGAATGCTGCTTACACCGTTTGAGATATAGCTCGTTGGTTGCAATAAGATATGCAAATATGGAAATTAAAGGATTTAGAATGGGATTTTCCAcaataatttgattaaaggaGAATCCAGGCTCTACCACCATTCATGTTAAACATTTTAAGTCTTCCAAAAAACATGACAATAATGAGAATAATTTTTCCTTCATCACTCCATTTTCCAGAAAATCCATACGATTTATCTTGACAATTCATGTCCGCATGTATTTGCCTTTGGCAGTTATAGCCTGTTGTAAATCCCACATTTCCGTAGGC
Coding sequences within it:
- the LOC126678455 gene encoding VQ motif-containing protein 8, chloroplastic-like, which encodes MMTSSTRKQLQGSRPAPLMVNKNYSAKIKRSLSRKGRRSPVIIYLKSPDIIHVRPEEFMGLVQRLTGRKQDHSSTHLSTSTSTACETMVDYVNGDERLESKISRQELDSSIVLNIYTQEDWTIRHSPDKGECEVNQPEYVLRSEAD
- the LOC126677049 gene encoding uncharacterized protein LOC126677049 isoform X2 — translated: MAKVATQPVPGSLTSNSLQLGGAALKVGGGAMVKRKTPSELRGEQLKRTNVKETVDEYPAPLCGLTNTSNNGLKKPDLPRHPRYIATRMDEVYPAKKSRLRVLSAKDNAKENISTEQTSILKNITVLSNLAVKKKVLRSENSAAPIVSEEGNMQSQTIERCSQSIFRSVTELSSAGEKSSGLSVVDMDKALKGLVSHEPSSNSGSTPYFSKSIGNDASVHTGNFLSECLVSGSKAPLDFTMKTKILLTSSSSVNWIHRSIMSSAYNGMPQIASQLCSNKDGIGSGQAWTSHILSSKALHSWVYPQCTLPPSVILVLSSQVAEQDFLKKRQREWADSFRSLFYMLRKNICNIFYVCTSYFVVMFICSSGPGGTKYSCNAYISQSTRGLRSSLREHDVCFSMPLCQSKEEQATTEDLVELSEIEKQNLGQTRRWTSVSDIDNIPESLLAFYGDKNVHALYDFLLNYRSSLTVLSGVDVPVLYSPVPFQNAALSAPEIRCVEMKRVDHFSASPKKSKVEDGESLRDASSGFRSSIEIKAEYIPPWIICRICALIGSEGNSFEASFITERTSVGLNVALREVCEKTDSKNVMDEGLEESSHCFGIPEATANPCLGSGFLKGLKYNSGSYTASLSPI
- the LOC126677049 gene encoding uncharacterized protein LOC126677049 isoform X1 gives rise to the protein MAKVATQPVPGSLTSNSLQLGGAALKVGGGAMVKRKTPSELRGEQLKRTNVKETVDEYPAPLCGLTNSTSNNGLKKPDLPRHPRYIATRMDEVYPAKKSRLRVLSAKDNAKENISTEQTSILKNITVLSNLAVKKKVLRSENSAAPIVSEEGNMQSQTIERCSQSIFRSVTELSSAGEKSSGLSVVDMDKALKGLVSHEPSSNSGSTPYFSKSIGNDASVHTGNFLSECLVSGSKAPLDFTMKTKILLTSSSSVNWIHRSIMSSAYNGMPQIASQLCSNKDGIGSGQAWTSHILSSKALHSWVYPQCTLPPSVILVLSSQVAEQDFLKKRQREWADSFRSLFYMLRKNICNIFYVCTSYFVVMFICSSGPGGTKYSCNAYISQSTRGLRSSLREHDVCFSMPLCQSKEEQATTEDLVELSEIEKQNLGQTRRWTSVSDIDNIPESLLAFYGDKNVHALYDFLLNYRSSLTVLSGVDVPVLYSPVPFQNAALSAPEIRCVEMKRVDHFSASPKKSKVEDGESLRDASSGFRSSIEIKAEYIPPWIICRICALIGSEGNSFEASFITERTSVGLNVALREVCEKTDSKNVMDEGLEESSHCFGIPEATANPCLGSGFLKGLKYNSGSYTASLSPI
- the LOC126677051 gene encoding pentatricopeptide repeat-containing protein At5g06540 codes for the protein MNGSSLISRTLKLKNPKLLLLESCSTLSHLKIIHAHMIRTHTIFDVFSASRLISNTIDKNFLDYALQLFYQIQNPNLFIFNAFIRGFSESKNPVQSVYFYVQSQRLAIFPDNLTYPFLVKACTQLGCLDMGVQAHGRVIRHGFESDVYVQNSLLNMYSTFGNIEAASYIFRTISELDVVSWTSMIAGYNKSGDVESARELFDKMPERNLVTWSTMISGYAKNDLFDKAVELFDVLKSRGIRANETVMVSVISSYAHLGTLELGEKAHDYVVRNKITVNLILGTALVDMYARCGSIDKAVRVFEELVEKDALSWTALIAGLAMHGHAEKALQYFSDMVKTGLIPRDVTFTAVLSACSHRGLVKRGMEIFESIKRDYCIEPRLEHYGCMVDLLGRAGKLAEAEKFILEMPVKPNAPIWGALLGACRIYKNAEVAERVGKILIELQPEHSGYYVLLSNIYARTNKWENVENMRQVMKGRGVKKPPGYSLIEMDGKVHNFTIGDKTHSEIENIEKMWEEILGKIKLEGYTGNTADAMFDIDEEEKENAVHRHSEKLAIAYGIMKTKAHTPIRIVKNLRVCEDCHTATKLISKVYERELIVRDRNRFHHFVGGSCSCMDYW